The genomic stretch GCGCAATGCCGGCGGCTAGAAGACCCGAGAAAGCCCCAGAAAGAGCACTGGCACAGTAAAAGATAGAAACGCGATAGGCGAGATCCTTCGGCATGTACCAGAATGTGCATAGATATATGGCCGCGGGGTAGAATCCTGCTCTTTTGGGAGCATTAACAATGTACATAGTTGAGTAGGGTAACTTGGGCAAAGAGGACTTACTCGAAAGCACCTAGTAGAAGACGTGTAATGAGCAAACCAGCGAAGTTTTGCACAATGCCTGTTAGGGTCATCACAATTCCCCAGCAAGTGATGAGAATCCCCAGATAGATTGAAGGCCTGAAAAAGCTCTTCAGTAGGATATTACTCGGCACCTCTGCAACCATGGTTAGTGCCGCGCGGATTGTCAGGCCGTAATGCATGCTTACCCAGAAGCACATAGGGGACGAAGAAAATGCTCAGTACAATGTTATACTGGATGCCACTTAGTCGCAAGTCTTCCGTGAGTCCCTCAATCTTTGCATTTCCGATGTTGGCTCGGTCAATCTGAGAGATCAAGTAAAGTACGGCCAACATTGGCACCAAGCGAATATCAACCTGATGTCAGGGGGTATAGATTAATTTAGTCCCATGGGCTCATATACCTGAAAACGCACCTTGCGCAAGACTGCCTTTTTCTGCTCCGCCGAGAAGTCTGTGTAGAATTGCGCGTCCTCAGGACTCAGACCGAGCACCTGGATATTGTCAATGGTGATGAGGCTCCTGACACTCTCCACATGCTGAGCATcatgtttcttctcgtcgaCAATATCTGGTGCCGACATTTTCAGGAGGTCCGTCCCAGTCTTCGGCCAAAGGAAATCAGTGTGACTGAGAAATCGTGATCTAGAAACTTAGGAGATAAGAATTTCCCTGCAAGTAGCAGGGGTTCTCGTAAGCCTAAATATCGCCCATGACATCATGCCAGAGAGATTCCTAATCAGATTATGACGATTATCTCCTGCACAATTATGCGAAGCTTTGAGCGGTGTCCTTGGAGAGCTATCATAACCAACGCGCACGTTTTCCACCAGGATGCAATGCTAAGACTGCTCGAGCGACAAAATCTGGGGTTAGACTTTGGGGATACTCTAACACTATTTCAACACTAATGCAACGACTGCGGGGTGATGCCCAACCATTTGGGAGCCCAGCTTTCCACTCATCGCGATCATCCTACCACGAGACCGCAACTGGCGAGCCTTGGCAGCTTGGGCTCTGCCAAGTCACGGTTCGATTGGAAAAGGCCCATTACTCGTGTCATCCTCCTTGTCAGCTGGCGGCTTCTGGGTAGACTCGCGAGCATTGGCAATATCAGATCGTCGGGGGAACTTCTTTGTATCGCTTGCGTGTCGTTCAGCCACTAGGTCATTCGCGATTGCGTCAGAAACTCAGGCGCTATGATGTCCGTGCTTACGGTGATCGGGAAACTTTGTATGGTCGTAAGTCTTCTTGAATATGAGTATTGAGTTTCCATCTAAGGATCTATCACTCTTTGCGATGGTAGAGGCTATCGTGTACCCACACCATCTACCACATAGATAGCATGATGGGATTGAAAGCGATGATCAAGAATTGACGATCCCGCGAGTCCTCGTATGGACTCCAAAAAGTCGGTAAAGGCGACTTTGTCTAATGGTTGGGGAATCGAAATGGAACTGAGAGTTCGAGGTTGAAATAGAGGTTGAGGCTGCGGTTGGGAATCAATTCGCCGGCTGACCGTGTGACCATAAAAGAACGCCCTAGAAAGAACGATATTGCTCAATGGGTCAAGTCTTTACTTTCCAGAAGGATTCGTCTACTGCAAaacatccaagccagtcaCACTTTAAGCGGTTATCGCACCACTACAGCAGGTTATCTCTTGGATCAGTGTCCCCCCAATCCGCCTTCCATTGTCGTGCCAAAAGCTCTTTTGCACCGGTGTAGTCAAGTCGCGTCGCATGCCACATAACATATCCCCAGCGGCGGATAATATCCTGCACGTAGTATCCATATAGGTTGCTGTAGGATCCCCTCCATATCAGAGTCCAGGCCAGAGGTGGGTGTACTCCGTTTGGATCGGGTACTTCATCCCCTTGGAAAGGCAGTGGGTCGCGTCTCTCTTGTCGCAGGTCCCAATTCGAGGGATGCTCCTGGCGTCGCTGGAACTGTGCCGATTCACCTAGGGCTTCACCTTCAAGGAAGTTGCCTGTCGGCCAAGATATGTGCTGTTGCATCGTCGTGACTAGATGTGTGTGGTCCTTTATCTCAAAGATGACCATGTGTAAGAGATCAAGACCACAAGAGATTGTTCCTTTCAGGAGACTATCCCTGGTCCCTGTTATTTTATAAAGTTAGTTGCTCTCGAGCATCAAAGACCGTCGGAGACACGCAGAGGAATGGAGCAGGGCTGAAACTAACAACTATTATCTAGGTCAAATGCTCCTTCAGGGGTGGGTGGCCGTTGTCCTTCAAATTTGGGGTTCTCTTCGTGGACATTCCAGCGGATGTCGTTAAAGATCTGGTTATATCTTTCTTTAGCGAAGGTATAGATACAG from Aspergillus oryzae RIB40 DNA, chromosome 1 encodes the following:
- a CDS encoding uncharacterized protein (permease of the major facilitator superfamily), which produces MSAPDIVDEKKHDAQHVESVRSLITIDNIQVLGLSPEDAQFYTDFSAEQKKAVLRKVDIRLVPMLAVLYLISQIDRANIGNAKIEGLTEDLRLSGIQYNIVLSIFFVPYVLLEVPSNILLKSFFRPSIYLGILITCWGIVMTLTGIVQNFAGLLITRLLLGAFEAGFYPAAIYLCTFWYMPKDLAYRVSIFYCASALSGAFSGLLAAGIAQMHGIGGQEGWRWIFLLEGLATVVLGVMCFFLLIDSPRRSSKWLSPDEIRYLELQHFIKEGGDFKEQRKRVSWEELKTVLSNWRLYMLSYILLCQSAAAYGCRTHQGIHRPQIYHAYYHEGHGIYQYERTAHGCAPVYCGCHLRHLFL